Sequence from the Erythrolamprus reginae isolate rEryReg1 chromosome 2, rEryReg1.hap1, whole genome shotgun sequence genome:
AATTAGGAGTGCTGCAATGAAGTACAAAGATGAATCTACCCTCAGACACCTTATTTAGAAGTAGATATTCAatcaatccaggttacaagtaccTACTAAatcaacacatgcagatggatcaatagctggctgaccaaccgcacccaacgagttgtcctcagcggttccaaattcacatggaagaacgtaggcagtggggtaccacagggttcagtcttggaccctgtgctcttcaacattttcatcaacgacttggacgagggaatagaagggcaactaatcaaattcacagacgacaccaagctggcgggggtagccaataccctagaacagaggtccccaaccgccggtccgcggaccgggaccgggccgttggggttttccagccggtccgcggcgtcggagacccaaagcccatcctgcgtggagggagacggagccaagcggggccacccggagaccttttcccgtcttcttctcctcgctcgctcccctcataaccagcagccccgctcgcggggggatgcccgttcgtagctacgccagcccgccaagcgtcgagggggcttctgaggctgaagggaagagccggaatgcccttcccgcgtttagattgcttgccgttgggggaaacggaggaggcggcggcggcggtggggcgcgatcgcctagtttctggagcgaggagaaaagaaccgccgcctcctccgtttcccccaacggcaagcaatctaaacccgggaagggcattccggcgcttcccttcagcctcagaagccccctcgacgctggagggatggttatgaggggagcgagcgaggagaagaagacgtcccactcatcgctcctgagggaacgggcgagggcgtcggagacccaaagcccatcctgcgtggagggagacggagccaagcggggccacccggagaccttttcccgtcttcttctcctcgctcgctcccctcataaccagcagccccgctcacggggggatgcccgttcatagctacgccagcccgccaagcgtcgagggggcttctgaggctgaagggaagagccggaatgcccttcccgcgtttagattgcttgccgttgggggaaacggaggaggcggcggcggcggtgggacgcgatcgcctagtttctggagcgaggagaaaaccgccgcctcctccgtttcccccaatctaaacgcgggaagggcattccggctcttcccttcagcctcagaagccccctcgacgcttggcgggctggtagctacgaacgggcatccccccgcgagcggggctgctggttatgaggggagcgagcgaggagaagaagacgggaaaaggtctccgggtggccccgcttggctccgtctccctccacgcaggatgggctttgggtctccgacgccctcgcccgttccctcaggagcgatgagtgggacgtcttcttctcctcgctcgctcccctcataaccatccctccagcgtcgagggggcttctgaggctgaagggaagcgccggaatgcccttcccgcgtttagattgcttgccgttgggggaaacggaggaggcggcggcggtggggcgcgatcgccaagtttctggagcagataggctttgagtttttggctgggggggggggagaagtaggaccttcctaagtccccccccagtcaaaatcacaaagccaggcagcccccagccgccaaaggagcctcctcattctccccgccctgtggagaagtgtggagggctgcgtcactaagctccacccctccataaccccacccccatatgaccaaagccccccccccccccaccgggccatagaaaactcgtctaacttaaagccggtccctggtgctaaaaaggttggggacctctgccctagaagacaggctcaaattacagaaagacctagacagactaacacagtgggcccacatcaacaaaatgatgtttaacatcgacaagagcaaagtccttcacctaggcagaaaaaaccctggacatacatacaacctgggagaaacccctcttagcagtagcgactgcaaaagagacctcggagtcttggtggacaatcaactaaacatgagccaacaatgtgcagcagcagctaaaaaagccaacacaatcctaagctgcatcagcaggggaatacactccaagaccagggaagtcttaataccactctactacgccctggtccgaccacacctggagtactgtattcagttctggtcaccacactttaaaagagacattgaaactctggagaaggtgcaaaaaagagcaaccaacatgattaagggattggaaaccaagacttacgaagagagactgagggaactgggcatggatagcctagagaaaaggagggccagagcggacatgatagccgtctacaagtatacgaggggatgtcacaagctagaaatagatctgtactagttttccttcattttcaattcaacaaaaaatattttgcatctatagatataaatatttttttttttaaaggaattcaGAAGGTATTAAAAACCCACCCACTCTCAACTCTGTTTTGACAGCTGCGCAGAAAGCACAAACCCTGGTGATTTTCTGTTCACCAATAAACTGATCTTCTTTTCAATCAGCCTCCAGGATCCATTTTACTttcatccattttatttatttcttctttctcctggcttggaaccGAACCAGATGTTTTCCTTGCAAAACCTGCAAGGGGTGGGGAAGGCAGCAATCAAACTGAAAATCAGACCGACGGCATGGAAAAAGGGAGACGATGGACCCTCTTgcccagacctgggcaaagtgcggcccaggggccggatgcggcctgcccgctgtctgtgaccggcctgctGAGgttggaagggaggaaggaaggaaggaaggaaggagaaatggaggaaggaaggagaaatggagggaagaaggaaggaaggagaaatggaggaaggaaggaaggagaaattatctttccatgcccttttgtaaaagtccaataaatgctcattttttaattgttcattggtttcattggcctttccaagaaatttaaagcaaaccccccaccccacctctcagggggaaaaaaggaaggagaaggaagaaaaggaatccaaagctactttcaggcaaagcctccactatgttttctcaactgacaatgtaggtcagttgaagagaggcacctgaaaggaatattttgaaagagaagaactgcccaaaagcagaaataaaagacagagaaaatcagagagacagaagcttctctccatctggagaagggacggagggagggagggagggagggagggagggagggaggaaggaaggaaggagaaatggagggaacaaggaaagaATGAAGAGGTGGCCAATTAATTTatcattataatataattataattatatataatataataattaatataattaatctaatataaaattataatttataattataatataattaactcggttctacacaataatatacagtattgggtagaactgagttaattatattaatccggccttCCAaaaccatggcaaaattaattgcccacccctgctcttgcTTGTTCTGCAAAGGCGGCCTTCCTCGCCCAATCTTTTATTTTGCAGGatctttttgggggtgggtggattCCCAGCACTCATCCTCCCTGCTCCTCTGCAGCGTCGGTTTGCCCAAATGCACAAGGCGGGGGAGGGGGGTCACCCACCAGCTGGTGTTCGCGGCCCCCCCCCGTTAATTACAGAGCCCAAGGGCCCGATCCTTCCCCCACCCTCATACACATACAACCCACCACGCACCGGAAAGGCCTGGAGACTGATCAAAGTAGATCTCAGCCTCATCTGCAAACACCGCTGACAGCGTCCCGGACAGGCAAAATTCAGAGGAGACCGGGAATGGGAGGAGCCTCTGGCGCTCGCTTCTTTCCCCCGCCTCCAAATTTCCACCCCAAATTTGCTTCCGTTCTAGAAATCCATCTCCTCTACTTAGGCTTGATGAAACAGGGGAGGGAGCTGCAATCAGGATTCGCACCAGGTCTGTCACACtcaaacgcacacacacacaccgcacaGGTGAACTAAGTCCGGACAGAAGCACCTGGTTTGCGCGACTTTGGTGTTGAATGCATCAAGTTTGTCTATAAGGCAGCGTTTCTCAACTTCGGCAGCTTTTAAGATatgtaaacttcaactcccagtgttCCTCAGCCAGgagaggcattctgggagttgaagttcagctATCTTAAGATGGCGAATGGTCTCTATGACAACCCAGGAAACGGAAATTCACAAGGCCAGTTACACCAGTAACATCAagaatacaacagaatagaatagaccaagtgtgattggacacacaaggaatttgtgggtccaccctgttgtgagccgccctgagtcttcggagaagggcggcatataagtccaattaataaaataaaataaaataaacgaatttgtcttggggcacttgctctcagtgtacataaaagaaaaaaaattgtcaggAATCATAAGGAACATTGATAAAGAGACATTATACCTCAGGTTTCTAAGCACTTCAACACTACAACAAAGAAACTGGCTCGAAAGTGTGCCCCAAAATGTGAAGGCAGGGTATGACGGGAGTTGCAGTATTAGGGCCATCCAGAAAACAGGAATGGGAAAAATTAAGAGGCATCAGTCCTAGTCtttggttgacaatcaatttccggtcacaattcaaagtgttggttttgacctataaagcccttcatggcatcggaccagaatatctccaggtccgccttctgccgcacgaatcccagtgaccgattaggtcccacagagttggccttctccgggtcccgtcgactaaacaatgtcgtctggcgggtcccaggggaagagccttctctgtggcggcctcaaccctttggaaccagctccccttggagattagaattgcccccaccctccttgcctttcgtaaactccttaaaatccacctctgccgtcaggcatggggaaattgaaataacttccccaggcctatattgtttatgtatggtgttgtgtgcatgtttttaaattaagaggttttagtttaaattattcgatttgtattacatattgttttgccactattgttgtgagccgcccagagtctacggagaggggcggcatacaaatttaataaataataataataataataataataataataataataataataatattctgctTGTTTTAAGTCCAACTTTGgcttctattctgttccatcccattgtttatatatttgtattctattatttctcttttctctctaatCGTCtttgcctattctattctattttctatactttacattttgttttttgcagtctattctgttctgtttataTATCATAGGAACAATGATCATGGCTTACACAATTCTAGTAAGAGACCCATCATAGCATGCAAATATGTTTTCAAAGACCATTATGGCTGCTCTACCAAGTGCTAGGATGGGGCTTATTTCTTCTAAAAGGCAGAAAGAGCTCAGTACTTTGATATTATCAATGTCTGTTCTAAGGGGATTTGTCCTACCTTTTGTCATTAGTCGGTCTTTCTTATATTTAAATTTGGACATCTCTGACTTGtacatttattttatatgactgttTGATGTCTGGAATGAATAGGCCTGACAGTTGGCAATTGAAGCAATAATTGGCATCAAAATAAGGTAAAATTAAATGCAGGTTTTAAAAACTGGCTGCatggtttctccccagtgtgaaTTGTTTGGCTGGTCCAAATGCTGATACAGGTCATTCCGGTGTGGATCCCtcaataccaatagcacttagacttatctaccacttcacagtgctttacatccccctCTGAGCAGTTTATTAAGTCAGCAAATTGCCTCCCGCAATCTGGGTTctattttaccaatctcagaaggatggaaggctgagtcaatcttgagccaagtCAGGGATTCAAACTCCTGACTATAGGAAGAGTTACCCTGCAATAACCAATGAGCCATCATGACTATGAAATGCTTGTCTGTTACCGAAACAATATACAACCATGCAATTGACAATTAACTGgtcagaagaggaaagagagtcAATTGTGCGCAAAAATACTAGATCCAGCTTCCCTCCTTCTGTAACTACTTTGGCTTTAGTAAAGTTTAATTTTGGCTGAACAATGGGCCAGGAATCTTTTCCTTTGCTGGATGGCTGAATTGGGAAGGTTGATATTAGCACTGAAAGGGTCTCTCTTCACTGTGGAATTTCCCCTGAGTTTTAAGATTCAATTTATAGCTGAAAGTTTTCTCACATGCAAAACATTGGATTTTCTCTCCGTTTTTATGAGAACCACTGAAGATGCCAATTGCTGCAACCTTGTCCTGGGCTGGGAATGAGACACCAGTTTATGAAGGACACAGGAGAAGAGAATTAACCATGGATCAGGGCAGGAGAGGAGATATGTTGGGTCTCATTTAATGAGGTTCATGAATCCCACTGAAATATCCCATTCAATttatacatgtagtcctcaacttaaaatttCATTTACCATTTACAACGGCACTAAAAATgtgacatgatcatttttcaaACTTACAATCACTGCACCATCTCCCTTGTTGaatgataaaaattcagatgctttgcaaCCAGTTTATATTTTACCATAGTTGCAATCTCTGGGTCTTGTGATCctgttttgtgaccttctggcaagcacaGCCAATGTgtaagtcagattcacttaagaactgtgttaTTAACTAAACAATtgcaatggttcacttaacaagaatgggaagaaaagttgcaaaactcactttaaaaatgtttcacttagcaatctACATTTtgtggctcaattatggtcataattcaaggactacctgtactatttCAACTGATATATCTCAATGGAAAATAAGGTAATTGTTTCTAGATTGATGGATATAGGCAAGAAAAACATTTTATGCTGTATGGTATAGGAATAGCAATAAAATATCACAGTAAAGAACAAGAATATGCTTTTAAAATCTAACtttatagatagaaacatagacatagaaacatagaagactgatggcagaaaaagacctcatagtccatctagtctgcccttatacgatttcctgtattttatcttacaatggatatatgtttatcccaggcatgtttaaattcagttactgtggatttaccaaccacgtctgctggaagtttgttccaaggatctactattctttcagtaaaatgatattttctcatgttgcttttgatctttcccccaactaacttcagattgtgtccccttgttcttgtgttcactttcctattaaaaacacttccctcctgaaccttatttaaccctttaacatatttaaatgtttcgatcatgtccccccttttccttctgtcctccggactatacagattgagttcattaagtctttcctgatacgttttatgcttaagatcttccaccatccttgtagcccatctttggaccctttcagttttgtcaatatctttttataggtgaggtctccagaactgaacacagtattccaaatgtggtctcaccagcgctctatataaggggatcacaatctccctcttcctgcttgttatacctctagctatggagCCAAgctcctacttgcttttcctactgcccaaccacactgctcacccattttgagactgtcagaaaccactacccctaattccttctcttctgaagtttttgctaacacagaactgccaatgcaatactcagattgaggattccttttccccaagtgcattattttacatttggaaacattaaattgcagtttccattgctttgaccatttatctagtaaagctaaatcatttaccatatcacagacccctccaggaatatcaatcctattgcacactttagagtcatcggcaaataggcaaaccttccctaccaaaccttcccctatgtcactcacaaacatattaaaaagaataggacccagaacagacccttgtggcacaccgcttgtaacctgactctgctcagaatactcgccattaacaataactctctgatgtctacgcttcagccagcttgaaatccactgaactatccagggattaagtccaatcttcactaatttatctatcagctctttatgtggaaccgtatcaaaagctttgctgaagtccagattggcaatatccacagcaccatcttgatccaatacctttgtgacatagtcaaagaaatcaatgagattagtctgacatgatttgccttcagtaaagccatgctgatttgggtccaataagttattgttttataggtgctgatttatcctctttttgagtagagtctccatcctTTTaaatataactgatgtcaagctaactggcctgtagtgaccagcttcttctctactgcccttcttgtggataggcacaacactggccattctccaatcctcaggaacatctcctgttaacagggattggttaaacaaatcagtcaggggggtagcaaagacatatctgagttctttaagaactctggggtggatgccatctggacccattgccttatttatctttaatcgttcaagttcttctaagacagaTAGAACTGTAGATAGAACTGTACATATGGTAACCTTAACTGCATATATTGTAACCTGACATTAAGTGAATGTTGGGTTATACGCAAAAATAGATAGTCCCCCTTTCCATTTAGCTTCAATTCCCCTCATAAAAATTAGGTTCTTCTTGAAAATTGTGTTTAAATTTAATGTTATGTGACTACGGCTTCTTTATTTTAGTTTCTAATCTAAGGGAAGATGAATGAGCAAATGTTATCCCATACTCTGGATATTTGAAATTTTGATCCCTGTGTGAAGTTTTGCATGTTTTTTAAGGGTCGTTAGACTACGATAAAATTGTCTGCACTCATTGCATTGAaagggcttctcccctgtgtgggttttATAATGTACGGAAAGGTATCCTTTTTGAGCAAAACATTTTCCACATTCTCcgcatttgtatggcttctcccctgtgtggaccctCTGATGCCTCGCAAGGTTGTATTTATCAGAAAAGCACATCTCACACTCCCCACATTtgaatggcttctcccctgtatgggTTCTCTCATGACTCTCCAGCTTCCTTCGTTCAAGAAAACCTTTCCCACACTCCCCACATTTATACGGTTTCTCATCCTGGTGCCCGATCTGGTGTTTCCGAAGATCAGAAGAAGTTAGGAATCGTTTCTCACATTCTGAGCATTCATAGGGTCTCATCCCAGTGTGAAGTCTCTGATGTTGCAGCAGGTTTGATTTCAAGATGAAACATTTTCCGCATTCGAGGCACTTTTCGTTTTTCTCCCCTCTGTGTGTTTTCTCATGACTCCGAAGAGATGAAATCTGGGTGAAAcattttccacactccaagcatttgtgAGGTTTGATTCCTGCATGAATCTGCTCATGGACAAAGAGATTTATCTTCTGGGAAAAGCTCTTCCCACAGTGTCCACAGCTGTAAGGTTTCTCccccgtgtgagtcctctggtgcttTATGAGTGTGGCTTTTTCACGGAAAAATGTCccacattccagacattgataaggtttctctccagtgtggattTTCTGATGTGTAAGAAGGTATGACGATCGACCAAAGCATAAATCACATTCATCACATTTATAGGGTTTGGATGTTGAAGGGCTCCTGAGATCTTTGGAGTTTTCCCCAGAGAAAGATTTTTCACATTCCAAACCTTGACTAGATCCACTTCCCACATGGACCTTCCTGTGAGTCAAAAGGAGGGACCTGCGAGCAAAGGATTTCCCACACTCTGAACATTCATGTCTTTCTTTGTGGTTTTTGGAAGTGATTGTTGTGTCTGATGGGGGATCCAAGAGTTTCCCAGGCTCCATCCTTCCTTGCAGCTGCTGCCTTAGGCTGAATTTCTATTTTCTGGTTGGAGTTGTCTTGCAGGCAAATCTTTGGTCACAATCTTTTACCCTCTgttagaaagaagaagaaaaaagaaatgcagaATATTATTTCCTTTTGGGAAAGGTAGGGATTCACAATACCTGAAACTTGAGAGAGACCAGGAAGGTCACTCAATCTAACCTCTTGGCCAGCACATCAgtataccaggggtgtcaaactcaaggcccacaggtGCTTAGACCAGGCCTAGAGTTCAGCCCATCTGCATGTTCCATACACTTTCTAAGCAATATGGGCCAAAGCATCTCTAAGCTTACTTGTgtcacattttcttttcttggtgggtgggtgggtgggtggtgggaagggagggggagggagggagggagggaggaaggatagaaagttaacacccacccctctcctagaagaatgaaatattttgagaaatattaaaaaggctgaatatatttccctggatgagaaatggagaaacatgttcatGAAAAGCAGCCCCCAACTTTCGTAATAGCCCACAGCCCTCTAATCCTAAGCAAAAATTCCTTGCAGCAAGGTCTGAACAAAGGCAAGATTAGCCCTCAAACAtagtaggaattgcccaacacccTTTCAGAATACAAGCTCCTTtattacagggtgcgttccaaaagtaatgcaattattttttttaaaaagtaatttattgaacagatttgcacaaacacttaaaattcttcaaagtatttccttgggcttctacacattttttctagcgactctgccatgaccggtacgtgccctggaaggcgtcttcggggacctctcgcaaggtcttcgtcacggctgattgaatctcttctatggatgaaaaacgggttccttttaGGGCTgtcttaatccgagggaacaaaaagaagtctgctggggcaacgtcaggggcagcattggcatctggtgtttggccaggaactcgcagactcgtagcgcgttgtggcaaggcgcgttgtcGTGATTGAGTTGCCAGGTACGGGAGATGTGttttctcgtcctgatgaccctttttcgcagtctttccagcacatccacatagtaggcagcgttaactgtctgtccttgaggaacaaactccttatagaccactcctttactgtggAAAAAGACagtgagcattgttttcacttttgatttgctcattcttgcatttttggccttgggggactggtcggtataccactcagagctttggcgttttgtttctgggtcgtattcaaaaacccaggattcatcaccagtgatgacattgtccaaataatcaggttcaatttctatatgttgcaaaagttcacttgaaatttccattccatttttttcgtgacaTGGTCGGCGCGCAGAGGTTTATaataactgacgtcctgctgCTTCcaaagcttggagagcactgagaccagttttgcggcaaagcttagcgtccccccacctactccaagtgctttggTCAATAGTAGCTgagcgggaaattcaattgcattacttttggaacgtacCCTGTATGTCATCTCATTTGCATCACACCctccaaacttcaaccaaacctgGATGCATAGACAACCTACAGACCCAACTGACCCCTACAACACCCAATACAACACccaatagaatacagtgatccctctattatcacgagggttccgttccaagacccctcgcgataatcgatttttcgggatgtagggttgcggaagtaaaaacaccatctgcgcatgcgcgcccttttttttctatggccgcgcatgcgtagatgatggagtttgcgttccccgccgcccacgcaaaggggaaacaccattcggctcctc
This genomic interval carries:
- the LOC139159794 gene encoding zinc finger protein 845-like; its protein translation is MEPGKLLDPPSDTTITSKNHKERHECSECGKSFARRSLLLTHRKVHVGSGSSQGLECEKSFSGENSKDLRSPSTSKPYKCDECDLCFGRSSYLLTHQKIHTGEKPYQCLECGTFFREKATLIKHQRTHTGEKPYSCGHCGKSFSQKINLFVHEQIHAGIKPHKCLECGKCFTQISSLRSHEKTHRGEKNEKCLECGKCFILKSNLLQHQRLHTGMRPYECSECEKRFLTSSDLRKHQIGHQDEKPYKCGECGKGFLERRKLESHERTHTGEKPFKCGECEMCFSDKYNLARHQRVHTGEKPYKCGECGKCFAQKGYLSVHYKTHTGEKPFQCNECRQFYRSLTTLKKHAKLHTRIKPYECDEYALSFGQKSDLFTHEKIHTWEKPYQCLECGTFFREKTTLRKHELIHTGEKPYKCSECGKSFSQKSGLWQHEQIHVGIKPHKCLECGKCFTQISSLRSHEKTHRGEKNEKCLECGKCFTLKSNLLKHQRLHTGMRPYKCSDCEKGFLTSSDLRTHQIGHQEEKPYKCEGCGKGFLERRKLQRHERSHSGEKPFKCMECGMCFSEKYNLARHQRVHTGEKPYKCAKCGKCFAQKGYLWIHYKTHTEEKPYECNECGQFYRSLTTLKKHAKLHTGNKISPPQSLGQELAQSQPQHLRMC